Proteins encoded in a region of the Perca fluviatilis chromosome 8, GENO_Pfluv_1.0, whole genome shotgun sequence genome:
- the LOC120564571 gene encoding ELKS/Rab6-interacting/CAST family member 1-like isoform X1: MYGSARSVGRGDANHSGGRDGGGTGNQGSGRSPRLPRSPRMGHRRTNSTGGSGGGPGGAGGKTLSMENIQSLNAAYATSGPMYLSDNEVAMTGDHLPKSGGTVTTMGRHRVTYGSRGSSSGVVAASTPNISTSVAANAVLPAGMMAGDALAFGDHHMASTVPHSLRQARDNTILDLQTQLKEILRENEMLRREVEVKESKLSSSMNSIKTFWSPELKKERALRKDEVSKITVWKEQYRVIQDEAQHLQMTVQALQDELRIQRDLNQLLQQDPSIHGRDLALTSEPTEENYRRLQAEHERQAKELFLLRKTLEEMELRIDTQKQTLGARDESIKKLLEMLQSKGPSAKASEEDQERTRRLADAEMHRHHLESLLDQRDREINALREELHRRYEGTPESTKTKALQTVIDMKDAKINSMERGLRDMEEELLMLKSNGLLSCEERQEEMKQMEVYRSHTKFMKNKMEQVKQDLSRKDTEMLGLQTKLETLTNQFSDSKQHIEVLKESLTAKEQRAAILQTEVDALRLRLEEKEATLNKKSKQIQEIAEEKGTLNGEIHDLKDMLEVKERKVNVLQKKIENLQEQLRDKEKQMSSLKERVKSLQADTSNTDTALTTLEESLAEKERIIERLKEQRDRDDREKTEEIDSNKKELKELKERLSLLQGDLSDRETSLLDLKEHASSLASSGLKKDSKLKSMEIALEQKREELFKVENQLKRAQNAALEAQANTEVAERIKNLEQEVARHKEDSGKAQAEVDRLLEILREMENEKNDKDKKINELESLASRQMKDQSKKVASLKHKEQVEKSRNARLVDEARKREDNMSESSQQVKDTLRQKSERIEELEEALRESVQITAEREMVLAQEEAARSLQEKQKHSLKPMHESNLAHFKWSKMEELLGAMEKVKQELESMRAKLASTQQSLCEKEAHLSTLRAERRKHLEEVLEMKQEALLAAISEKDANIALLELSSSKKKKTQDEVALLKREKDRLVQQLKQQTQNRMKLMADNYEDDHLKTASDQTNHKPSPDQMITPLLALSQNRSKLKLYIAHLTDLCHDRDPSILSQLTAPSHYHHSDPEDWEEELQKMSVEQLERELQVCEKESGELQEYANSVLQQIADYCPDILEQVVNALEESC; this comes from the exons ATGTACGGTAGTGCCCGCTCTGTTGGCAGAGGGGATGCCAACCATAGTGGCGGAAGAGATGGAGGTGGTACTGGTAATCAGGGATCTGGCCGTTCCCCTCGCCTTCCCCGTTCTCCTCGGATGGGACACCGTCGCACCAACAGCACCGGAGGCAGTGGAGGAGGTCCTGGAGGAGCAGGAGGCAAGACGCTTTCCATGGAGAACATCCAGTCCCTCAACGCTGCATATGCAACCTCAGGACCAATGTACCTGAGTGACAATGAGGTTGCCATGACAGGTGACCACCTTCCCAAAAGTGGTGGGACAGTGACGACCATGGGGAGACACAGAGTGACATATGGGTCAAGGGGCAGCAGCAGTGGAGTTGTGGCCGCAAGCACCCCCAACATCTCCACCTCAGTGGCTGCCAACGCTGTGCTGCCAGCAGGCATGATGGCAGGTGATGCTCTAGCTTTTGGGGACCACCACATGGCCTCCACTGTTCCTCATTCTCTAAGGCAGGCCAGAGACAACACCATACTTGACCTGCAGACTCAACTGAAAGAG ATTCTGCGTGAGAATGAGATGCTGCGGCGAGAAGTGGAAGTAAAGGAGAGCAAGCTAAGCTCCTCCATGAATTCTATCAAGACCTTCTGGAGCCCAGAATTAAAAAAGGAGCGAGCTCTCAGGAAAGATGAGGTTTCTAAGATCACTGTCTGGAAGGAACAATACCGTGTGATTCAAGATGAAGCACAG CATCTCCAGATGACTGTTCAGGCTCTTCAGGATGAGCTGAGGATCCAGAGGGACCTGAACCAGCTGCTCCAGCAAGACCCCAGCATCCATGGCCGGGACCTGGCCCTGACATCTGAACCTACGGAGGAGAACTACCGGCGGCTACAGGCCGAGCACGAGAGGCAGGCCAAAGAGCTCTTTCTTCTTAGGAAGACCCTGGAGGAGATGGAGCTGAGGATTGACACACAGAAGCAAACCCTGGGAGCCAGAGATGAGTCCATCAAGAAACTTCTTGAGATGCTGCAGAGCAAAG GGCCGTCTGCCAAGGCATCAGAGGAGGACCAGGAGCGGACCAGGAGACTGGCTGATGCAGAGATGCACAGGCATCACCTTGAGAGTTTACTGGACCAGAGAGACCGAGAGATTAATGCACTAAGAGAG GAGCTGCACCGTCGATACGAGGGAACCCCCGAGTCCACCAAAACTAAGGCTCTACAGACTGTCATCGATATGAAG GATGCAAAAATCAATTCAATGGAGCGGGGCCTGAGAGACATGGAGGAGGAGCTTCTAATGCTGAAATCCAATGGACTTCTGAGCTGTGAGGAGCGTCAGGAGGAGATGAAGCAGATGGAGGTCTACCGCAGCCACACAAAATTCATGAAGAACAAG ATGGAGCAGGTGAAGCAGGACCTTTCCAGGAAGGACACTGAGATGCTTGGTTTGCAGACCAAGCTGGAGACGCTCACCAACCAGTTCTCAGACAGCAAGCAGCACATAGAAGTCCTCAAGGAGTCCCTCACTGCCAAGGAGCAGCGAGCTGCCATCCTACAGACAGAG GTGGATGCCTTGCGCCTGCGCTTGGAAGAGAAGGAGGCAACTCTGAATAAGAAGAGCAAGCAGATACAAGAGATAGCAGAAGAAAAGGGCACGCTCAACGGGGAGATCCACGACCTCAAGGACATGCTGGAGGTTAAGGAGCGCAAAGTGAATGTGCTACAGAAGAAG ATTGAGAACCTGCAGGAGCAGCTGAGGGACAAGGAGAAGCAGATGAGCAGTCTGAAGGAAAGAGTAAAGTCTTTGCAGGCAGACACTTCCAACACTGACACTGCTCTCACCACACTGGAGGAGTCTCTTGCCGAAAAG GAGCGCATCATTGAGCGTCTAAAAGAGCAGCGAGACAGAGACGACAGAGAGAAGACGGAAGAGATCGACAGTAACAAAAAGGAACTAAAAGAGTTGAAGGAGAGACTGAGCTTACTGCAGGGAGACCTGTCAGACAGAGAG acgtCTCTGTTGGACCTGAAGGAGCATGCATCATCCCTGGCCTCGTCTGGGCTGAAGAAAGACTCCAAACTCAAGAGCATGGAGATTGCCTTGGAGCAGAAGAGGGAGGAGCTCTTCAAAGTGGAGAACCAGCTTAAGAGA GCTCAAAATGCAGCCCTGGAGGCTCAGGCCAACACTGAGGTGGCTGAGCGCATTAAGAACCTCGAACAGGAAGTGGCCCGCCACAAAGAGGATTCTGGGAAGGCCCAGGCTGAGGTGGACCGCCTGCTGGAGATCCTTCGGGAAATGGAGAATGAGAAGAATGACAAGGACAAAAAGATCAATGAGCTGGAGAG CTTGGCCTCCAG GCAGATGAAGGACCAGTCGAAGAAGGTGGCGTCTCTGAAGCACAAGGAGCAGGTGGAGAAAAGCAGGAATGCTCGACTCGTGGACGAGGCCAGGAAGAGGGAGGACAACATGTCTGAGAGCTCCCAGCAGGTGAAG GACACGCTGCGTCAGAAGTCGGAGCGCATTGAAGAGCTGGAGGAGGCCCTGAGAGAGAGCGTTCAGATCACTGCTGAGCGAGAGATGGTGCTGGCACAAGAGGAGGCTGCCAGGTCACTCCAGGAGAAACAG AAGCACTCACTCAAACCAATGCATGAGTCCAACCTCGCCCACTTTAAGTGGTCTAAG ATGGAGGAGCTGCTGGGAGCCATGGAGAAAGTAAAGCAGGAGCTGGAGTCCATGAGGGCCAAGCTGGCCTCAACCCAGCAGTCTCTGTGTGAGAAAGAGGCACACCTCTCAACCCTGCGAGCTGAGCGCAGGAAACACCTGGAGGAGGTGCTGGAGATGAa GCAGGAGGCGCTGCTGGCTGCTATCAGCGAGAAGGATGCTAACATTGCCCTGCTGGAGTTGTCCTCCtctaagaagaagaagacccaGGATGAGGTGGCTCTGCTGAAACGGGAGAAGGACCGACTGGTGCAACAGCTCAAACAGCAG ACTCAGAACAGGATGAAACTGATGGCAGACAACTATGAGGATGACCATCTGAAGACCGCTTCGGACCAGACAAATCACAAACCCTCTCCAGATCAG ATGATAACCCCTCTTCTAGCCCTGTCCCAGAACCGCAGTAAACTCAAGCTCTACATCGCCCACCTGACAGACCTCTGCCATGACCGGGACCCCAGCATCCTCAGCCAGCTCACGGCGCCCTCTCACTACCACCACAGCGACCCTGAAGACTGGGAGGAGGAGCTCCAGAAGATGAGTGTGGAACAG ttgGAGCGAGAGCTGCAGGTGTGTGAGAAGGAGAGTGGAGAGCTGCAGGAGTACGCCAACTCTGTTCTCCAGCAGATCGCAGACTACTGCCCCGATATCCTGGAGCAGGTTGTCAATGCCCTGGAGGAGTCATGCTGA
- the LOC120564571 gene encoding ELKS/Rab6-interacting/CAST family member 1-like isoform X2, with protein sequence MYGSARSVGRGDANHSGGRDGGGTGNQGSGRSPRLPRSPRMGHRRTNSTGGSGGGPGGAGGKTLSMENIQSLNAAYATSGPMYLSDNEVAMTGDHLPKSGGTVTTMGRHRVTYGSRGSSSGVVAASTPNISTSVAANAVLPAGMMAGDALAFGDHHMASTVPHSLRQARDNTILDLQTQLKEILRENEMLRREVEVKESKLSSSMNSIKTFWSPELKKERALRKDEVSKITVWKEQYRVIQDEAQHLQMTVQALQDELRIQRDLNQLLQQDPSIHGRDLALTSEPTEENYRRLQAEHERQAKELFLLRKTLEEMELRIDTQKQTLGARDESIKKLLEMLQSKGPSAKASEEDQERTRRLADAEMHRHHLESLLDQRDREINALREELHRRYEGTPESTKTKALQTVIDMKDAKINSMERGLRDMEEELLMLKSNGLLSCEERQEEMKQMEVYRSHTKFMKNKMEQVKQDLSRKDTEMLGLQTKLETLTNQFSDSKQHIEVLKESLTAKEQRAAILQTEVDALRLRLEEKEATLNKKSKQIQEIAEEKGTLNGEIHDLKDMLEVKERKVNVLQKKIENLQEQLRDKEKQMSSLKERVKSLQADTSNTDTALTTLEESLAEKERIIERLKEQRDRDDREKTEEIDSNKKELKELKERLSLLQGDLSDRETSLLDLKEHASSLASSGLKKDSKLKSMEIALEQKREELFKVENQLKRAQNAALEAQANTEVAERIKNLEQEVARHKEDSGKAQAEVDRLLEILREMENEKNDKDKKINELERQMKDQSKKVASLKHKEQVEKSRNARLVDEARKREDNMSESSQQVKDTLRQKSERIEELEEALRESVQITAEREMVLAQEEAARSLQEKQKHSLKPMHESNLAHFKWSKMEELLGAMEKVKQELESMRAKLASTQQSLCEKEAHLSTLRAERRKHLEEVLEMKQEALLAAISEKDANIALLELSSSKKKKTQDEVALLKREKDRLVQQLKQQTQNRMKLMADNYEDDHLKTASDQTNHKPSPDQMITPLLALSQNRSKLKLYIAHLTDLCHDRDPSILSQLTAPSHYHHSDPEDWEEELQKMSVEQLERELQVCEKESGELQEYANSVLQQIADYCPDILEQVVNALEESC encoded by the exons ATGTACGGTAGTGCCCGCTCTGTTGGCAGAGGGGATGCCAACCATAGTGGCGGAAGAGATGGAGGTGGTACTGGTAATCAGGGATCTGGCCGTTCCCCTCGCCTTCCCCGTTCTCCTCGGATGGGACACCGTCGCACCAACAGCACCGGAGGCAGTGGAGGAGGTCCTGGAGGAGCAGGAGGCAAGACGCTTTCCATGGAGAACATCCAGTCCCTCAACGCTGCATATGCAACCTCAGGACCAATGTACCTGAGTGACAATGAGGTTGCCATGACAGGTGACCACCTTCCCAAAAGTGGTGGGACAGTGACGACCATGGGGAGACACAGAGTGACATATGGGTCAAGGGGCAGCAGCAGTGGAGTTGTGGCCGCAAGCACCCCCAACATCTCCACCTCAGTGGCTGCCAACGCTGTGCTGCCAGCAGGCATGATGGCAGGTGATGCTCTAGCTTTTGGGGACCACCACATGGCCTCCACTGTTCCTCATTCTCTAAGGCAGGCCAGAGACAACACCATACTTGACCTGCAGACTCAACTGAAAGAG ATTCTGCGTGAGAATGAGATGCTGCGGCGAGAAGTGGAAGTAAAGGAGAGCAAGCTAAGCTCCTCCATGAATTCTATCAAGACCTTCTGGAGCCCAGAATTAAAAAAGGAGCGAGCTCTCAGGAAAGATGAGGTTTCTAAGATCACTGTCTGGAAGGAACAATACCGTGTGATTCAAGATGAAGCACAG CATCTCCAGATGACTGTTCAGGCTCTTCAGGATGAGCTGAGGATCCAGAGGGACCTGAACCAGCTGCTCCAGCAAGACCCCAGCATCCATGGCCGGGACCTGGCCCTGACATCTGAACCTACGGAGGAGAACTACCGGCGGCTACAGGCCGAGCACGAGAGGCAGGCCAAAGAGCTCTTTCTTCTTAGGAAGACCCTGGAGGAGATGGAGCTGAGGATTGACACACAGAAGCAAACCCTGGGAGCCAGAGATGAGTCCATCAAGAAACTTCTTGAGATGCTGCAGAGCAAAG GGCCGTCTGCCAAGGCATCAGAGGAGGACCAGGAGCGGACCAGGAGACTGGCTGATGCAGAGATGCACAGGCATCACCTTGAGAGTTTACTGGACCAGAGAGACCGAGAGATTAATGCACTAAGAGAG GAGCTGCACCGTCGATACGAGGGAACCCCCGAGTCCACCAAAACTAAGGCTCTACAGACTGTCATCGATATGAAG GATGCAAAAATCAATTCAATGGAGCGGGGCCTGAGAGACATGGAGGAGGAGCTTCTAATGCTGAAATCCAATGGACTTCTGAGCTGTGAGGAGCGTCAGGAGGAGATGAAGCAGATGGAGGTCTACCGCAGCCACACAAAATTCATGAAGAACAAG ATGGAGCAGGTGAAGCAGGACCTTTCCAGGAAGGACACTGAGATGCTTGGTTTGCAGACCAAGCTGGAGACGCTCACCAACCAGTTCTCAGACAGCAAGCAGCACATAGAAGTCCTCAAGGAGTCCCTCACTGCCAAGGAGCAGCGAGCTGCCATCCTACAGACAGAG GTGGATGCCTTGCGCCTGCGCTTGGAAGAGAAGGAGGCAACTCTGAATAAGAAGAGCAAGCAGATACAAGAGATAGCAGAAGAAAAGGGCACGCTCAACGGGGAGATCCACGACCTCAAGGACATGCTGGAGGTTAAGGAGCGCAAAGTGAATGTGCTACAGAAGAAG ATTGAGAACCTGCAGGAGCAGCTGAGGGACAAGGAGAAGCAGATGAGCAGTCTGAAGGAAAGAGTAAAGTCTTTGCAGGCAGACACTTCCAACACTGACACTGCTCTCACCACACTGGAGGAGTCTCTTGCCGAAAAG GAGCGCATCATTGAGCGTCTAAAAGAGCAGCGAGACAGAGACGACAGAGAGAAGACGGAAGAGATCGACAGTAACAAAAAGGAACTAAAAGAGTTGAAGGAGAGACTGAGCTTACTGCAGGGAGACCTGTCAGACAGAGAG acgtCTCTGTTGGACCTGAAGGAGCATGCATCATCCCTGGCCTCGTCTGGGCTGAAGAAAGACTCCAAACTCAAGAGCATGGAGATTGCCTTGGAGCAGAAGAGGGAGGAGCTCTTCAAAGTGGAGAACCAGCTTAAGAGA GCTCAAAATGCAGCCCTGGAGGCTCAGGCCAACACTGAGGTGGCTGAGCGCATTAAGAACCTCGAACAGGAAGTGGCCCGCCACAAAGAGGATTCTGGGAAGGCCCAGGCTGAGGTGGACCGCCTGCTGGAGATCCTTCGGGAAATGGAGAATGAGAAGAATGACAAGGACAAAAAGATCAATGAGCTGGAGAG GCAGATGAAGGACCAGTCGAAGAAGGTGGCGTCTCTGAAGCACAAGGAGCAGGTGGAGAAAAGCAGGAATGCTCGACTCGTGGACGAGGCCAGGAAGAGGGAGGACAACATGTCTGAGAGCTCCCAGCAGGTGAAG GACACGCTGCGTCAGAAGTCGGAGCGCATTGAAGAGCTGGAGGAGGCCCTGAGAGAGAGCGTTCAGATCACTGCTGAGCGAGAGATGGTGCTGGCACAAGAGGAGGCTGCCAGGTCACTCCAGGAGAAACAG AAGCACTCACTCAAACCAATGCATGAGTCCAACCTCGCCCACTTTAAGTGGTCTAAG ATGGAGGAGCTGCTGGGAGCCATGGAGAAAGTAAAGCAGGAGCTGGAGTCCATGAGGGCCAAGCTGGCCTCAACCCAGCAGTCTCTGTGTGAGAAAGAGGCACACCTCTCAACCCTGCGAGCTGAGCGCAGGAAACACCTGGAGGAGGTGCTGGAGATGAa GCAGGAGGCGCTGCTGGCTGCTATCAGCGAGAAGGATGCTAACATTGCCCTGCTGGAGTTGTCCTCCtctaagaagaagaagacccaGGATGAGGTGGCTCTGCTGAAACGGGAGAAGGACCGACTGGTGCAACAGCTCAAACAGCAG ACTCAGAACAGGATGAAACTGATGGCAGACAACTATGAGGATGACCATCTGAAGACCGCTTCGGACCAGACAAATCACAAACCCTCTCCAGATCAG ATGATAACCCCTCTTCTAGCCCTGTCCCAGAACCGCAGTAAACTCAAGCTCTACATCGCCCACCTGACAGACCTCTGCCATGACCGGGACCCCAGCATCCTCAGCCAGCTCACGGCGCCCTCTCACTACCACCACAGCGACCCTGAAGACTGGGAGGAGGAGCTCCAGAAGATGAGTGTGGAACAG ttgGAGCGAGAGCTGCAGGTGTGTGAGAAGGAGAGTGGAGAGCTGCAGGAGTACGCCAACTCTGTTCTCCAGCAGATCGCAGACTACTGCCCCGATATCCTGGAGCAGGTTGTCAATGCCCTGGAGGAGTCATGCTGA
- the LOC120564571 gene encoding ELKS/Rab6-interacting/CAST family member 1-like isoform X3: MYGSARSVGRGDANHSGGRDGGGTGNQGSGRSPRLPRSPRMGHRRTNSTGGSGGGPGGAGGKTLSMENIQSLNAAYATSGPMYLSDNEVAMTGDHLPKSGGTVTTMGRHRVTYGSRGSSSGVVAASTPNISTSVAANAVLPAGMMAGDALAFGDHHMASTVPHSLRQARDNTILDLQTQLKEILRENEMLRREVEVKESKLSSSMNSIKTFWSPELKKERALRKDEVSKITVWKEQYRVIQDEAQHLQMTVQALQDELRIQRDLNQLLQQDPSIHGRDLALTSEPTEENYRRLQAEHERQAKELFLLRKTLEEMELRIDTQKQTLGARDESIKKLLEMLQSKGPSAKASEEDQERTRRLADAEMHRHHLESLLDQRDREINALREELHRRYEGTPESTKTKALQTVIDMKDAKINSMERGLRDMEEELLMLKSNGLLSCEERQEEMKQMEVYRSHTKFMKNKMEQVKQDLSRKDTEMLGLQTKLETLTNQFSDSKQHIEVLKESLTAKEQRAAILQTEVDALRLRLEEKEATLNKKSKQIQEIAEEKGTLNGEIHDLKDMLEVKERKVNVLQKKIENLQEQLRDKEKQMSSLKERVKSLQADTSNTDTALTTLEESLAEKERIIERLKEQRDRDDREKTEEIDSNKKELKELKERLSLLQGDLSDRETSLLDLKEHASSLASSGLKKDSKLKSMEIALEQKREELFKVENQLKRAQNAALEAQANTEVAERIKNLEQEVARHKEDSGKAQAEVDRLLEILREMENEKNDKDKKINELESLASRQMKDQSKKVASLKHKEQVEKSRNARLVDEARKREDNMSESSQQVKDTLRQKSERIEELEEALRESVQITAEREMVLAQEEAARSLQEKQMEELLGAMEKVKQELESMRAKLASTQQSLCEKEAHLSTLRAERRKHLEEVLEMKQEALLAAISEKDANIALLELSSSKKKKTQDEVALLKREKDRLVQQLKQQTQNRMKLMADNYEDDHLKTASDQTNHKPSPDQMITPLLALSQNRSKLKLYIAHLTDLCHDRDPSILSQLTAPSHYHHSDPEDWEEELQKMSVEQLERELQVCEKESGELQEYANSVLQQIADYCPDILEQVVNALEESC, encoded by the exons ATGTACGGTAGTGCCCGCTCTGTTGGCAGAGGGGATGCCAACCATAGTGGCGGAAGAGATGGAGGTGGTACTGGTAATCAGGGATCTGGCCGTTCCCCTCGCCTTCCCCGTTCTCCTCGGATGGGACACCGTCGCACCAACAGCACCGGAGGCAGTGGAGGAGGTCCTGGAGGAGCAGGAGGCAAGACGCTTTCCATGGAGAACATCCAGTCCCTCAACGCTGCATATGCAACCTCAGGACCAATGTACCTGAGTGACAATGAGGTTGCCATGACAGGTGACCACCTTCCCAAAAGTGGTGGGACAGTGACGACCATGGGGAGACACAGAGTGACATATGGGTCAAGGGGCAGCAGCAGTGGAGTTGTGGCCGCAAGCACCCCCAACATCTCCACCTCAGTGGCTGCCAACGCTGTGCTGCCAGCAGGCATGATGGCAGGTGATGCTCTAGCTTTTGGGGACCACCACATGGCCTCCACTGTTCCTCATTCTCTAAGGCAGGCCAGAGACAACACCATACTTGACCTGCAGACTCAACTGAAAGAG ATTCTGCGTGAGAATGAGATGCTGCGGCGAGAAGTGGAAGTAAAGGAGAGCAAGCTAAGCTCCTCCATGAATTCTATCAAGACCTTCTGGAGCCCAGAATTAAAAAAGGAGCGAGCTCTCAGGAAAGATGAGGTTTCTAAGATCACTGTCTGGAAGGAACAATACCGTGTGATTCAAGATGAAGCACAG CATCTCCAGATGACTGTTCAGGCTCTTCAGGATGAGCTGAGGATCCAGAGGGACCTGAACCAGCTGCTCCAGCAAGACCCCAGCATCCATGGCCGGGACCTGGCCCTGACATCTGAACCTACGGAGGAGAACTACCGGCGGCTACAGGCCGAGCACGAGAGGCAGGCCAAAGAGCTCTTTCTTCTTAGGAAGACCCTGGAGGAGATGGAGCTGAGGATTGACACACAGAAGCAAACCCTGGGAGCCAGAGATGAGTCCATCAAGAAACTTCTTGAGATGCTGCAGAGCAAAG GGCCGTCTGCCAAGGCATCAGAGGAGGACCAGGAGCGGACCAGGAGACTGGCTGATGCAGAGATGCACAGGCATCACCTTGAGAGTTTACTGGACCAGAGAGACCGAGAGATTAATGCACTAAGAGAG GAGCTGCACCGTCGATACGAGGGAACCCCCGAGTCCACCAAAACTAAGGCTCTACAGACTGTCATCGATATGAAG GATGCAAAAATCAATTCAATGGAGCGGGGCCTGAGAGACATGGAGGAGGAGCTTCTAATGCTGAAATCCAATGGACTTCTGAGCTGTGAGGAGCGTCAGGAGGAGATGAAGCAGATGGAGGTCTACCGCAGCCACACAAAATTCATGAAGAACAAG ATGGAGCAGGTGAAGCAGGACCTTTCCAGGAAGGACACTGAGATGCTTGGTTTGCAGACCAAGCTGGAGACGCTCACCAACCAGTTCTCAGACAGCAAGCAGCACATAGAAGTCCTCAAGGAGTCCCTCACTGCCAAGGAGCAGCGAGCTGCCATCCTACAGACAGAG GTGGATGCCTTGCGCCTGCGCTTGGAAGAGAAGGAGGCAACTCTGAATAAGAAGAGCAAGCAGATACAAGAGATAGCAGAAGAAAAGGGCACGCTCAACGGGGAGATCCACGACCTCAAGGACATGCTGGAGGTTAAGGAGCGCAAAGTGAATGTGCTACAGAAGAAG ATTGAGAACCTGCAGGAGCAGCTGAGGGACAAGGAGAAGCAGATGAGCAGTCTGAAGGAAAGAGTAAAGTCTTTGCAGGCAGACACTTCCAACACTGACACTGCTCTCACCACACTGGAGGAGTCTCTTGCCGAAAAG GAGCGCATCATTGAGCGTCTAAAAGAGCAGCGAGACAGAGACGACAGAGAGAAGACGGAAGAGATCGACAGTAACAAAAAGGAACTAAAAGAGTTGAAGGAGAGACTGAGCTTACTGCAGGGAGACCTGTCAGACAGAGAG acgtCTCTGTTGGACCTGAAGGAGCATGCATCATCCCTGGCCTCGTCTGGGCTGAAGAAAGACTCCAAACTCAAGAGCATGGAGATTGCCTTGGAGCAGAAGAGGGAGGAGCTCTTCAAAGTGGAGAACCAGCTTAAGAGA GCTCAAAATGCAGCCCTGGAGGCTCAGGCCAACACTGAGGTGGCTGAGCGCATTAAGAACCTCGAACAGGAAGTGGCCCGCCACAAAGAGGATTCTGGGAAGGCCCAGGCTGAGGTGGACCGCCTGCTGGAGATCCTTCGGGAAATGGAGAATGAGAAGAATGACAAGGACAAAAAGATCAATGAGCTGGAGAG CTTGGCCTCCAG GCAGATGAAGGACCAGTCGAAGAAGGTGGCGTCTCTGAAGCACAAGGAGCAGGTGGAGAAAAGCAGGAATGCTCGACTCGTGGACGAGGCCAGGAAGAGGGAGGACAACATGTCTGAGAGCTCCCAGCAGGTGAAG GACACGCTGCGTCAGAAGTCGGAGCGCATTGAAGAGCTGGAGGAGGCCCTGAGAGAGAGCGTTCAGATCACTGCTGAGCGAGAGATGGTGCTGGCACAAGAGGAGGCTGCCAGGTCACTCCAGGAGAAACAG ATGGAGGAGCTGCTGGGAGCCATGGAGAAAGTAAAGCAGGAGCTGGAGTCCATGAGGGCCAAGCTGGCCTCAACCCAGCAGTCTCTGTGTGAGAAAGAGGCACACCTCTCAACCCTGCGAGCTGAGCGCAGGAAACACCTGGAGGAGGTGCTGGAGATGAa GCAGGAGGCGCTGCTGGCTGCTATCAGCGAGAAGGATGCTAACATTGCCCTGCTGGAGTTGTCCTCCtctaagaagaagaagacccaGGATGAGGTGGCTCTGCTGAAACGGGAGAAGGACCGACTGGTGCAACAGCTCAAACAGCAG ACTCAGAACAGGATGAAACTGATGGCAGACAACTATGAGGATGACCATCTGAAGACCGCTTCGGACCAGACAAATCACAAACCCTCTCCAGATCAG ATGATAACCCCTCTTCTAGCCCTGTCCCAGAACCGCAGTAAACTCAAGCTCTACATCGCCCACCTGACAGACCTCTGCCATGACCGGGACCCCAGCATCCTCAGCCAGCTCACGGCGCCCTCTCACTACCACCACAGCGACCCTGAAGACTGGGAGGAGGAGCTCCAGAAGATGAGTGTGGAACAG ttgGAGCGAGAGCTGCAGGTGTGTGAGAAGGAGAGTGGAGAGCTGCAGGAGTACGCCAACTCTGTTCTCCAGCAGATCGCAGACTACTGCCCCGATATCCTGGAGCAGGTTGTCAATGCCCTGGAGGAGTCATGCTGA